From the genome of Nicotiana sylvestris chromosome 2, ASM39365v2, whole genome shotgun sequence, one region includes:
- the LOC138885907 gene encoding uncharacterized protein codes for METLHETWSRFKGMLVICPYYGIPYQMLGQRFYMGLSDSMKNIVDASAGGAFLSKTWREGQSLLDKMAQNSGWITRNAPITPVVHSVPFDPSNSMAENVATLLTQMSILTKKVEESGQKQQVHIVDTTNGGLYTSCISQPVGNTWNAEHDHHQQHPEDMNYVSNYGGQRQGNQNWGQQTQQPYRPPQPQYNTGSIGGMRPPNNMAPYPRPQGGDKKVAEPVEEPVEEPVVEIVADKEKSQVIGKKRPPAPFPQRLAKHQKEEQYKKFFEMLKQIQVNIPLIEALKEMPGYAKMMKDLMSRKFDFQDLATITLTQTCSAVVMRPIAEKLSDPGSFTIPCTIGNFAFAKALCDLGASINLMPLSIYKRLGIGRARPTSMLLQLADRTVKHPFGILDDVLIQVGKFVFPADFVILDCKVDEEIPIILGRPFLATGRALIDCETGELKMRLNDEEITFNVQKSMRRPSEFANCSLIDAVDVIVESDDEVLTIEDPLAACLMNLDEVNGEDLAEWVLALEGRGFWERNLEFEPLHLEKRDTPPTKPSIEEPPKLELKLLPAHLRYEFLGPDSTLPVIISSSLLDVQVQKLL; via the exons atggagacactgcatgagaCATGGAGCCGGTTTAAAggaatgttggttatatgtccatACTATGGTATTCCATATCAGATGTTGGGACAACGGTTTTACATGGGACTGTCAGATAGCATGAAAAACATTGTAGATGCCTCAGCTGGTggggcatttttgagcaaaacttggagagaaggtcagagtctgcttgacaaaatggctcagaattcggggtggataacgaggaatgcacctatcactccagtggtgcACTCAGTGCCTTTTGACCCATCAAATTCCATGGCTGAAAATGTGGCAACCCTCTTGACACAgatgagcatactcaccaaaaaggtggaggaaTCAGGGCAGAAACAGCAAgtgcacattgtagatactaccaatgggggcttgtacacatcttgcattagtcagccagttGGTAATACttggaatgcagaacatgatcatcatcagcagcaccctgaagacatgaactatgtgtcaaactatggaggccagagacagggcAATCAGAACTGGGGTCAGCAAACTCAGCAGCCATACAGACCACCTCAGCCACAGTACAACACTGGAAGCATAGGAGGTATGAGACCTCccaacaatatggcaccttatcCAAGGCCACAGGG AGGTGACAAGAAAGTAGCTGAGCCAGTTGAAGAGCCAGTTGAAGAGCCAGTAGTTGAAATAGTAGCTGATAAAGAGAAGTCCCAagtgattgggaagaagagacctcctgcaCCCTTTCCACAGAGGCTTGCCAAACATCAAAAGGAGGAGCAGTATAAAAAGTTCTTTGAAATGctcaaacaaatccaggtaaatattccactgattgaagctttaaaggagatgcctgggtacgcaaaaatgatgaaggacttgatgtcccgaaaatttGATTTTCAAGACTTGGCTACGATTACACTTACTCAGACCTGTAGTGCAGTGGTGATGAGACCTATTGCTGAAAAGCTATCTGATCCAGGtagctttacaattccatgcactattgggaatTTCGCCTTTGCTAAGGCGCTCTGTGATTTAGGGGCCAGcattaatcttatgcccctgtctatctataagaggttgggcattgggagagctagacccacctccaTGTTGTTGCAGTTGGCCGACAGGACTGTGAAGCATCCATTCGGTATCCTTGATGATGTGCTTATTCAGGTGggaaaatttgtgttccctgcagattttgtgatcttggattgcaaagtggatgaagagattcctataatcttaggaagaccattcttggccacgGGGAGAGCTTTGATTGACTGTGAGACCGGGGAGCTCAAAATGAGACTCAATGATGAGgaaataacattcaatgtgcagaagtctatgaggcgaccaagtgagttcgccaattgctctcttattgatgccgtggatgtaatTGTAGAGTCTGATGATGAGGTGTTGACAATTGAGGACCCCCTTGCTGCATGTTTGATGAACTTAGATGAAGTGAATGGTGAGGATTTGgcggaatgggtgttggcattggaaggtagagggttctgggagagaaatctagagtttgagcccttgcacttagaAAAGAGAGACACTCCTCCAACTaagccatccattgaagaaccaccaaagctggagttaaagCTATTGCCAgcccacctcaggtatgaatttctgggacctgactccacattacctgttattatctcatctagtttatTAGATGTGCAGGTTCAAAAACTTTTATAG